A window of Dictyoglomus sp. genomic DNA:
CCTCTGTTCCTTCAAGAATCTGAATACTTTCAGCAGTATAACTATCTTTTTTTACCACCATACTTTCCTCCCTTTTGTAGAACTAACAAACTTTTAAGATAGTTTTTAAAAATATCTTTAAGTTCTTCGTCTTTAATAACAGCAACTATTTTAGCAACTCTTTCTTCTTCTCGCAAAGAGAGTTTTATTTTAGGTTTTTCATAATTTTTTTTAAACTTTTTGAAAGATGAGCCTTTATCTAAAAATATAATATCTTTTATAACGGGATATTTTAGAAAACTATTCAAATCCTCCAGAATTTTCGGTTTTAAAAGATTTAATTCTTGAGCCCATACACTACTATCTACATAAACGTATATAATTCCATTTTTAACAAATTTAGGATAGGTATGAGAAGCTAAGGTTTCTCCAACAATTTTTGCCCAATTCTCGAGGGCAAGATATTCACAGATGTTTTTTTCTAATTTTAATCTTGAAAAAACTTCCCAAAGTTTCTCAGAAATTAAGTTAGGCATGATAATAAACTTCTCCATCAATTATTTCAAAAAAAGGAAATTTTTTTAATATTTCCATATTATAAGAAGAAGTAATAAAAACTTGAAAATCTTTTATAGAATTCCATACTATCTTTTGTTTTTCATCATCCAGCTCTGAGAATAAATCATCAATCAATAAAATAGCTTTTTCTTTTCTTTTTTCCGAAAGGAGTCTTAACTCTGAGAGCTTCCAAATTAAAAAAGCCATTTTTCTTTCTCCTCCAGAACCGAAATTTTTTAAATCATATCTTTCTCCATTCTTTGTCCAATAAAAAACTATATCATCTCTATGAGGACCTATAGTAGTGTATTTTTTATTTAAGTCATTTTTTTGAGAATTTATAAGACTCTTTTCAAAAGATTCTTTAATTTTTTTCTCACTATAATCGTCTAAAGGAAAACTAATTTTATACTCAATTTCCAACACATTCTCTCCTAAAAGTTCATTACTTACATCCTTTATATATTTCTCCATTTCTTTTAAAGTAATTAACCTATGCCATAAAATATTACTTCCTTTTTCTATAAGTATTTTATTCCATGCCTCTAAATCTCTATTATCTTGGGAATTCCTAAGTAATAAATTTCTTTGATATAAAGCCTTTTGATACTCAATTAAAGTTTTGTTATAAGAATAAAATAATGTTGATATAAATCTGTCCAACAAAAACCTTCTTTTTGCAGGCTCTTCTTTTATTCTTAAAACCTCTTCTTGAGTAAAAAGAACCAAAGGAAAAAGGTATGTTAACTCTCTTTGCTTCTTAACAATTTTTTGATTAATTTTCATTTTTTTATCTCCATAAATACTTAAGGCAGATTCTAATAAAATACTCTGTCCTTGCCAAAAGACATTACCTTTTATATATAAAAATTCCTCTTTCCATCTAATTAATTCTTTTTCCAAAAAAGTTCTAAAAGATCTTCCAGTAAAAAGAAAATATATTGACTCTAATAAATTTGTCTTACCTTGAGCATTTTTCCCATGAATAATATTTACTTGTAAAAAATTCAGCTCTATATTCTTAAGATTTCTAAAGTTAATTACTTTAAGTTTTTCTAAAAACAATTATTTTCTATACACCACCTTATAAGAACTTCCATTAATCTCTATAATATCTCCATCCTTTAAAACTTTATGTCTACGAATTTCCCTTTCTCCATTTACCTTAACTTTTCCAGAAATAATAAGCATTTTAGCTTGTCCACCTGTTTCTACAATACGAGCCCACTTTAGAAATTTATTTAATGTAATAGTTGGAGTATATATTTCAATTTCTTTTATATTCATAATCTTACAGGCATTAAAACATATATATAACTTTCATCTTCAGGAATTTTAATAAGTGCAGGACCTAAATTTGAAGTAAATCTCAGTTCTATTTCCTCAGAATCTAAATTTTCTAGAGGTTCAATAAGATATTCCACATTAAATCCAATTTCTAAACTCTCCTCACCTTTCAAAATTTCTGCAGGAATAACTTCTCTTCCTGCACCCCTTTCTGAAGTCAATGAAGAAAGAACAACCTCCTGAGAAGAAATAGTAATTTTTACCGTATTTGTTTGATCTGCAGAAGCTAAAACCTCCATTCTTTCTAAAACATCTAATAAGTCTTCTCTGTTACATCTAAATCCCGTTAAGAAGTCTGTAGGAATAATTTTATCATAGGAAGGAAATTGACCTTGAAGAAGCCGAGATGTGAAATACACAGATTCACATTTAAGAAGAATCTGACTATCTAAAAAGGCTACACCAATTTCTTCTGTTTTAATTTTAGAAATTATCCTTTGAAATTCCTTAAGACTTTTTGCAGGAATTATTACACTAGGAATCTCTGAGGAGCTTGATATTTTTGTCAAAGCAAGTCTATGTCCATCTACGGCTACAATATATATAAATCTATCTTTACTCTCCATCAACACTCCTGTCAGAACTTGTTTTATTTCATCTTCCGCTGCAGCAAATATAGTTTGTTTTATACCCTTTAGAAACTCTTCTCTATTTAAATAAATTTGAGGTTGAATATTTCCTAAATCTAATTTAGGAAATTCTTCAGTATTTTCTCCTTGAATTTCAACATTAGAATAACCTGCGTGAATAATAGCCCTATTTCTCTCATTTACACTAAATTCTAAAGATACTGAGGGAAGTTTGTTTACAATATCTACAAAAAGACTTCCAGGAAGACAAACTTCTCCAGGTTCTTCAACTATTACAGGCATACTTAAAGACAATCCAATTTCAAGGTTATTAGACTGAAGATAAAGGTTATCATTTTCTGCTTTAAGATAGACATAAGTAAGAATAGGTAAAGTAGTCTTTGTAGCAATAGCAGTTTTTACTATTTGTAAAGCATCACTTAAATCTTCTTGTTGAGTAATAAACTTCATCTTCTATCCTCCTTCCAATCTTTTTCTCAATAAATTATAACTTTTATTTGACAAAAAAACAAAGTCTTATTATAATGTTTAATGTTGAGTAGTTTAGTCAATATTTGAGGAAAAAAATATGTTTAGAGTATCGGCAAGACTAGATTGTAGTATA
This region includes:
- a CDS encoding DUF721 domain-containing protein translates to MPNLISEKLWEVFSRLKLEKNICEYLALENWAKIVGETLASHTYPKFVKNGIIYVYVDSSVWAQELNLLKPKILEDLNSFLKYPVIKDIIFLDKGSSFKKFKKNYEKPKIKLSLREEERVAKIVAVIKDEELKDIFKNYLKSLLVLQKGGKYGGKKR
- the recF gene encoding DNA replication and repair protein RecF (All proteins in this family for which functions are known are DNA-binding proteins that assist the filamentation of RecA onto DNA for the initiation of recombination or recombinational repair.), with protein sequence MFLEKLKVINFRNLKNIELNFLQVNIIHGKNAQGKTNLLESIYFLFTGRSFRTFLEKELIRWKEEFLYIKGNVFWQGQSILLESALSIYGDKKMKINQKIVKKQRELTYLFPLVLFTQEEVLRIKEEPAKRRFLLDRFISTLFYSYNKTLIEYQKALYQRNLLLRNSQDNRDLEAWNKILIEKGSNILWHRLITLKEMEKYIKDVSNELLGENVLEIEYKISFPLDDYSEKKIKESFEKSLINSQKNDLNKKYTTIGPHRDDIVFYWTKNGERYDLKNFGSGGERKMAFLIWKLSELRLLSEKRKEKAILLIDDLFSELDDEKQKIVWNSIKDFQVFITSSYNMEILKKFPFFEIIDGEVYYHA
- a CDS encoding RNA-binding S4 domain-containing protein; its protein translation is MNIKEIEIYTPTITLNKFLKWARIVETGGQAKMLIISGKVKVNGEREIRRHKVLKDGDIIEINGSSYKVVYRK
- the dnaN gene encoding DNA polymerase III subunit beta, whose product is MKFITQQEDLSDALQIVKTAIATKTTLPILTYVYLKAENDNLYLQSNNLEIGLSLSMPVIVEEPGEVCLPGSLFVDIVNKLPSVSLEFSVNERNRAIIHAGYSNVEIQGENTEEFPKLDLGNIQPQIYLNREEFLKGIKQTIFAAAEDEIKQVLTGVLMESKDRFIYIVAVDGHRLALTKISSSSEIPSVIIPAKSLKEFQRIISKIKTEEIGVAFLDSQILLKCESVYFTSRLLQGQFPSYDKIIPTDFLTGFRCNREDLLDVLERMEVLASADQTNTVKITISSQEVVLSSLTSERGAGREVIPAEILKGEESLEIGFNVEYLIEPLENLDSEEIELRFTSNLGPALIKIPEDESYIYVLMPVRL